TCTAAAATTATCCAAGAAAATTACCTGAGAATGACATGTCCCAAGCCAGTGATACCCCATCTTTGATGACTTTTAAAGAAGCCTACGACATCTTAAAGCACAACGCAGACTCGCTAGAACAAAGTCAGACACTAGACATTGACAACCTAGTGAGCGTGGTAGAGCAGTCCATTGATGCTTATAAAGTCTGCCAAGAACGCATTAACGCCGTAGAGCAGGCATTAAAACATGCCTTTGATGAGACCGCCCTAAAAAACTAACCCATTGATAAGTTTATGACTGATTTTAACCAACACAAAGACAAGGACAACCCGTCCTTAAAAACTTTTTTTGAACCCAAAACCTTGACCGAGCTTGGTGTGTATGGACGGACTTTGACGGTGTCTGTCAATTATGAAGCATGTCAATTTGAAAAAACAGGCGTGCTTGCTTTTGTCAGAAAAATCCCCCTGCTAAAGGGGCTAACCCCGTTTCGCTCGCCAACGCTTGACATGGACATCGATTTGTCCTGCGTGATGCTAGATGGCTCACATCAGGTGTTGGACAAGATTTGGTATGGCAATGTGCGAAGTGCTGATGAGAGCGTGCGTCATGTTGGGTCGCTGGCAGGGGCAGGTCACTTTGAAGAGACGCTCATGCCACAGGAGTTAATAAGTGTTAAGCTAAATGAGTTGCCCAGTGAGGCACAGCGGTTGGTGTTTGTCATGTCAAGCCATCACAAGCATCCGCTTTTCCAAGCCAAAAAAGGCATCACAAAAATCAGTGATGACGACAGCATCATTCACGCCTATGAGCTGGCAACAATCACCGCAGGCGAGCACGGTGTTGTGGCGTGGGTCGTTGAACGTGATGGCGATGATTTTAGAATATCCGCCCCACAAAAAGTTTTGGGCACGTCATTTAATCCTGCCAAACTGGCTGATGAGTTGGATAAACTGGCAAGTGGGTTTTGATGCGTTATGGCATGTAGCATGTAGGGTGTGCCAGATAAGCACGCCTTGATGATGTTATTTGGCGTTGTTTATAAGGTGCTTTTGCAACTGGCCATGCAGTAAACACAACGCCTTGGCATGGAGCAAACTGCAATTTGCCCCATCATGCCGATTATTTTAATACCGTCACAGGGTCAATGTACACGCCATTTTTGGCGATACGAAATTCTAATAAGGTTGCCCCGTTTTGTTGTTGCTTCATTTTGGCGATGAGGTCGCCCACACCGATGTTCTGCCCTTTGCGGACACTCACATCTTTGACATGCAGATAGCTACTGACAAAGCCATCAGAGTGTGAGATGGTGATAATACCCCCTGTGTTAGTGTTGTCAGCATGCACGACTGTGCCTGAGCGAGTGGCACGCACGATGTCGTTATTACTGCCCGTAAACCACATGCCTTCGGCTTTGGTGTTAATGCCGTTAATGTTGCTAATCTCGCCAAAGTGACGAACGATTTTGTTGTTTCTGCCCACAGGATAGTCAAATTTCATGACACCAACATTGCCGACCATGGGATTTTTGACCGTGATGACCCTAGGCGTGGTTGCTGTGGCGGGTGTTTGGGTGATGGTGGTGGTTGTGCCAGCTTGGGCGGGATTTGATGTGTGCCATAGGGTCAGCCACTGCCCCACACGGATGGTGTGATTGCTGTCTAGGCGGTTGATGCGACTGACTTCACGCCAATTAAGACCGTAGCGAGCGGCGATTTTTGAGACGGTGTCGCCACGTTGGACTTGATAGCGTTGGGGTACACCTTGTCTGGCAGGACTGCTGACGGGGGGCGTGATGGTGGTTTGGGCGTTATTTTGTTGGTAGGTGGGTTTGTTGGCACAGGCAGATAGTGCCAGTCCCAGCGTGATGACCACTCCCAATGACATGTTAGAAAATCCACTTTTCCCAGTTAAGGCATGAGATGGGGTGTTGGTACAATAAGATGATTCAATCATGGTTGCTCCCATTATCAAGTATCTGGTAAAATAGTTGTCAAGCATCAAAGCCACTGACGGTAATAATATGCTCATCAGCAAGGCGATAGGCGACAAGTTTACCGCCCCACACACAGCCCCCATCTAAGGCACGGACGTGTTGGGTGGCAATCTTTGCTTCTAGGGCTGCCCAATGCCCGAACAGAATCTTGCGTTTGCGTGCCACTTCCCAATCAAACCAAGGACGATAGCCCAAAGGCATGGTGTCGCCAAGACTTTCTTTAAAAGAAAATTCAAGCGTGCCATGTTTGTCGCACAGTCGCATGCGTGTCAAGTAGTTGGCAATCAGTCGCAGGCGAGTATGACCTATCAGCTCATCCGACCAAGGCTCGGTGGCTTTACTGTATAAATTGGGCAACAGCTTATCAAGCTCATCCAAATCACCACCAAAGGCTTGTGCTAGTTCATTAGCATAACCTTTGGCATCTTTGACCTTCCAATGGGGCGGTATGCCCGCATGAGTCAGTACCGTTGTGTCATTGGGATATACCAAAAACGACTGATGACGTAGCCAGTCCAACAACTCATCACAGTCGGGAGCGACAAATATCGGTGCGGTGTTGTCCTTGGGTTTGATGGGTAAAACGCCCCGCCATGTGGCAATGAGCGTGATGTCATGATTGCCAAGCACCGTGGTTAATGCCCCGATGTCGGACAAACGCTTGACTTGTCTTAGGGTGTCTAGGGAGTTTTCCCCACGAGCCACGATGTCGCCGCATAGCCAAATCTTGTCTTGGGTTTCATCAAAATCCAAAGCAACAAGCAAACGGTTAAAAGCATTAAAACAGCCCTGCAAGTCGCCAATGACGTATTCATGGCGATAAGTTTTTTGTAAATTTTTTGTCATATGGTTTTATTATATCAATTTATCTTATTGTATCAAGTTTGCTTTAATTTTTCAAAAGCCACATCGGACAGTCGCACAAAATCTGCCACACTCAGCGTTTCGGGGCGGGCTTGGGGGTTGATGCTCGCCTTGGCAAAATCATCATCGTCCAATATCGGCAACATGTTCACACTTTTAAAAATTGCTCGCAAAGTTTTGCGTCTGTGGTTAAAGGTCTCACGCACGACATCGGCAAAGAGTTTCTCATCTTGGGCTTGCAAGGGCTTGACCTTAAAAGGCGTTAGGCGAAACACGGCAGACGTTACCTTTGGCGGGGGGTTAAACGCCCCATTTGGCACGGTCAAAAGATAATCAGTGGTGCAATGATACTGCATGATGACAGACAGTCGCCCGTAGGCTTTGGTGTTTGGCTCGGCGGTGATGCGATCCACCACTTCTTTTTGAAGCATAAAGTGCATGTCGGTGATGACATCGCTAAATTCTAACAAGCGAAATAAAATGGGCGTGGAGATGTTATAGGGTAGGTTGCCCACCACACGAAACGCCCCACGCCCCACCTGCTCGGCAAGCGTGCGATAGTCAATGTGCATGGCGTTGTCATTGATGATGGTAAAATCAGGATGGCTGTTCGCCCCGATGTTGATTTTTAGACCATTTGCCAAATCACGGTCAAGCTCGATGACTGTCATGCCATCCACTTCTGCCAATAGTGGCTCGGTCAATGCCCCAAGCCCCGGCCCGATTTCTAGCAAGTTATCGGTGCGAGATAAGCGAACGCTATCAACGATTTGGCGGATGATGTTTGTGTCGTGTAAAAAGTTTTGCCCAAAGCGTTTTCTGGGGGCATGGTTAAATTCTTTTGGCGTGCGAATGGTCATGATGCGTTTGTCTTAAAATTTAGCCAATTATAACACCCTTTGCCAAAAAATAAAAATTGGACGAACCAACCAGTCATTTTATGACGGTAAGCTCGCCCAAAGATGGGTTGAACTAACTTTTAAAACAAAGTCTTTACAACCAAACAATAATTGGCAAACACTAATTACTGTGTAGGGTTGATGATTTCAG
This Moraxella sp. K1664 DNA region includes the following protein-coding sequences:
- a CDS encoding symmetrical bis(5'-nucleosyl)-tetraphosphatase — its product is MTKNLQKTYRHEYVIGDLQGCFNAFNRLLVALDFDETQDKIWLCGDIVARGENSLDTLRQVKRLSDIGALTTVLGNHDITLIATWRGVLPIKPKDNTAPIFVAPDCDELLDWLRHQSFLVYPNDTTVLTHAGIPPHWKVKDAKGYANELAQAFGGDLDELDKLLPNLYSKATEPWSDELIGHTRLRLIANYLTRMRLCDKHGTLEFSFKESLGDTMPLGYRPWFDWEVARKRKILFGHWAALEAKIATQHVRALDGGCVWGGKLVAYRLADEHIITVSGFDA
- a CDS encoding peptidoglycan DD-metalloendopeptidase family protein; the protein is MIESSYCTNTPSHALTGKSGFSNMSLGVVITLGLALSACANKPTYQQNNAQTTITPPVSSPARQGVPQRYQVQRGDTVSKIAARYGLNWREVSRINRLDSNHTIRVGQWLTLWHTSNPAQAGTTTTITQTPATATTPRVITVKNPMVGNVGVMKFDYPVGRNNKIVRHFGEISNINGINTKAEGMWFTGSNNDIVRATRSGTVVHADNTNTGGIITISHSDGFVSSYLHVKDVSVRKGQNIGVGDLIAKMKQQQNGATLLEFRIAKNGVYIDPVTVLK
- a CDS encoding TerD family protein — encoded protein: MTDFNQHKDKDNPSLKTFFEPKTLTELGVYGRTLTVSVNYEACQFEKTGVLAFVRKIPLLKGLTPFRSPTLDMDIDLSCVMLDGSHQVLDKIWYGNVRSADESVRHVGSLAGAGHFEETLMPQELISVKLNELPSEAQRLVFVMSSHHKHPLFQAKKGITKISDDDSIIHAYELATITAGEHGVVAWVVERDGDDFRISAPQKVLGTSFNPAKLADELDKLASGF
- the rsmA gene encoding 16S rRNA (adenine(1518)-N(6)/adenine(1519)-N(6))-dimethyltransferase RsmA; its protein translation is MTIRTPKEFNHAPRKRFGQNFLHDTNIIRQIVDSVRLSRTDNLLEIGPGLGALTEPLLAEVDGMTVIELDRDLANGLKINIGANSHPDFTIINDNAMHIDYRTLAEQVGRGAFRVVGNLPYNISTPILFRLLEFSDVITDMHFMLQKEVVDRITAEPNTKAYGRLSVIMQYHCTTDYLLTVPNGAFNPPPKVTSAVFRLTPFKVKPLQAQDEKLFADVVRETFNHRRKTLRAIFKSVNMLPILDDDDFAKASINPQARPETLSVADFVRLSDVAFEKLKQT
- the xseB gene encoding exodeoxyribonuclease VII small subunit: MSQASDTPSLMTFKEAYDILKHNADSLEQSQTLDIDNLVSVVEQSIDAYKVCQERINAVEQALKHAFDETALKN